Proteins from a single region of Verrucomicrobiota bacterium:
- a CDS encoding LytTR family DNA-binding domain-containing protein translates to MNTSLRAFLVDDEILANRELRNLLSDIPEVEVVGEARSVGEAAEKIPLAKPDVIFLDIELRDGLGFDLIPKIDADIEVIFVTAYEQYALRAFAINALDYLTKPIDFDRLHQSIERLLSSPKKRPPSNPLALENDDRMLLRIGNKNLFCPVNDIILIHALGDYTEVTTLTHGKGLILKSMQEWENTLPKNLFFRTHRASIINIQDFKEMSQTEEGEVSVLLNHSSDMIPVSRRNLAALRKILKKI, encoded by the coding sequence ATGAATACAAGCTTACGCGCATTTCTAGTCGATGATGAAATCCTCGCCAACAGGGAACTCCGTAATCTCCTCTCCGATATACCGGAAGTCGAGGTCGTGGGTGAAGCTCGCTCCGTGGGTGAAGCGGCAGAAAAAATCCCGCTCGCCAAGCCTGATGTGATCTTTCTCGATATCGAGCTGCGTGACGGCCTTGGATTTGACCTGATCCCCAAAATCGACGCGGATATCGAAGTCATCTTTGTGACCGCCTATGAGCAATACGCCCTGCGCGCATTCGCCATTAATGCCCTTGATTACCTGACTAAGCCCATCGATTTCGACAGGCTCCACCAATCCATCGAAAGGCTCCTGTCATCCCCTAAAAAAAGGCCACCCTCTAACCCCCTTGCCCTTGAAAATGATGACCGCATGCTCCTCAGGATCGGCAATAAGAATTTATTCTGCCCCGTCAATGACATTATCCTGATCCATGCACTCGGGGATTATACCGAGGTAACCACATTGACCCATGGCAAAGGCCTGATATTAAAATCCATGCAAGAATGGGAAAATACATTGCCCAAAAATCTATTTTTCCGAACCCACCGGGCATCCATTATCAACATTCAAGACTTCAAGGAAATGAGTCAAACCGAAGAGGGGGAAGTGAGTGTCCTCCTGAACCATTCCTCAGACATGATTCCTGTCAGCCGGCGTAATCTTGCCGCCTTGAGGAAAATTCTCAAAAAGATTTAA
- a CDS encoding PAS domain-containing protein yields the protein MEENTPKKAPDSYLKDLVRMYESREEGVYIFDWDNFRLLAANSSAFKLHECHLVNDLENAFCSLPSPFSKKEAHHWLLRAKESGAQRFEWKIKNPGGKIIHYRVLIDKLELSGRPLLLAMTDSTVDELLTAEEELLSAVQISQNTSEFSSMLFSQLGDQKSFFRVLKAECQRVGELFLADHVYFNIIGEDNTSSYFSIQWPDDKCVLGEMFFFDENTSYIWKQLQLAIPFCFESPELLPYEATAEKDFFLESGIKSAGYVPVIFNNKFRAVLAIEFTSRNHLWKQIEIADLRILGNILSAAFSALETDIEIRRNELKYESIIESMSEGVIVYSPELEIVMCNTSAAAILRTTVEGLKKTNWKDWENRLIHPEGKHLTLEEHPAHLTVLTGKPYVNVKIGILGHDGLPYCWVAMNSSPLIDDTTGKSTGAVLTFTNATQEIEAIKKQRTLDSFVQHINSGVLITKADSNHPTILYANQTMADLTGYTVNELIGQTPKIFQGPKTDLENLKKIREALDKNQSIRTQVINYTKEGFEYWTDIDIFPIPGINGKPEQFAAIQRDITKEIRTREELAQANELLHLTIEGAHVGTWVYDIQTGKTSYNPEWAKMLGMPPDKVLPDVATWISRIHPEDRDRISGIQDEYLTGKREHQEFEHRLRHEDGHWVWVLSRGRIIKYSPTGTPLVLAGTHLDITEIKESERKIRQSEEQLSLATEAARIGIWDWNISTDECYFSGQLKALIGHSEGEFPHSMEYFYEQIHPADRLVLAQHLEENFAKKKPFRVEVRIKDKKGEYEWFVLRGEAQRDPHGIPVRMIGTCINISQRKKAEDILAREAQLTSLRYQINPHFLFNTLNSIRAFIPNDNKEARSMISNLSEYLRYSLRDGNQPFVKLKQEITALTKYLEIEKIRFSDDLSVEMNIQPETLDYPIAPLLVQPLVENAVKYGKKTNPNQLTVKIFAWMEGEFLNIEVSNTGKWVDSSETIESTHIGISNISDRLIFLYGDDANINIYEEGGQVRVIMKIPVSKNIPLVHNDPHPK from the coding sequence ATGGAGGAAAATACACCTAAAAAGGCTCCAGACTCTTACTTAAAAGACCTTGTGCGTATGTATGAGTCACGGGAAGAGGGGGTATATATTTTCGACTGGGATAATTTCCGCCTTCTTGCAGCCAATAGCTCCGCCTTTAAGCTCCATGAATGCCATTTGGTCAATGATTTGGAAAATGCTTTCTGCTCACTGCCCTCACCCTTCTCCAAAAAAGAAGCGCACCACTGGCTCTTACGGGCTAAAGAGTCAGGCGCCCAACGTTTTGAATGGAAAATCAAGAATCCCGGCGGCAAAATCATCCATTACCGCGTCTTAATCGATAAATTAGAATTATCCGGGCGCCCCCTTTTACTCGCCATGACAGATTCAACCGTTGATGAACTCTTGACTGCCGAGGAGGAGCTGCTCTCTGCCGTGCAAATCTCCCAAAACACTTCTGAATTCTCATCCATGCTTTTCAGCCAGCTGGGCGACCAAAAATCTTTTTTCCGGGTGTTAAAGGCCGAATGCCAAAGGGTGGGAGAACTTTTTTTAGCGGACCATGTCTATTTTAATATTATCGGTGAGGACAACACCAGTTCCTATTTTTCGATCCAATGGCCTGACGACAAGTGTGTATTAGGGGAGATGTTTTTCTTCGATGAGAACACCTCCTATATCTGGAAACAGCTACAGCTTGCGATTCCCTTTTGTTTTGAATCACCGGAACTACTCCCGTATGAGGCCACAGCGGAAAAGGATTTTTTCCTGGAATCAGGGATCAAATCCGCCGGCTATGTCCCTGTTATATTCAATAATAAATTCCGTGCGGTTTTAGCGATTGAATTCACATCCCGCAACCATCTCTGGAAACAAATAGAAATAGCCGACTTGAGGATCCTCGGGAATATCCTCTCTGCGGCTTTCAGCGCATTAGAGACAGATATTGAAATCAGGCGCAATGAACTCAAATACGAATCCATCATCGAGTCCATGAGTGAAGGGGTTATTGTTTATTCCCCAGAGCTTGAAATCGTCATGTGTAATACCAGCGCGGCAGCAATTTTAAGGACGACTGTCGAGGGGCTCAAAAAAACAAATTGGAAAGATTGGGAAAACCGACTGATTCACCCAGAGGGCAAACACCTGACCCTCGAAGAGCATCCCGCCCATCTCACCGTCTTAACCGGGAAACCCTATGTAAATGTCAAAATAGGTATCCTCGGCCATGATGGACTCCCCTATTGCTGGGTAGCGATGAATTCCAGTCCTCTCATTGATGATACCACCGGGAAATCAACCGGGGCCGTACTGACATTTACTAATGCCACACAGGAAATTGAAGCAATCAAAAAACAGCGGACCCTTGATTCTTTTGTCCAGCATATCAATAGCGGCGTACTGATTACAAAGGCGGATAGTAACCATCCCACGATTCTTTATGCGAACCAAACCATGGCCGATCTGACAGGTTACACTGTGAATGAACTCATCGGCCAAACACCCAAAATCTTCCAGGGTCCAAAAACCGACCTTGAAAACCTCAAGAAAATCCGGGAGGCCCTCGACAAGAACCAATCCATCCGCACACAAGTCATTAATTACACAAAAGAAGGTTTCGAATATTGGACGGACATCGATATTTTTCCGATCCCCGGCATTAATGGAAAACCCGAACAATTTGCAGCCATCCAGAGGGATATCACCAAAGAAATAAGGACAAGGGAAGAGCTCGCTCAAGCCAACGAACTCCTCCACCTGACAATCGAAGGGGCACATGTCGGCACATGGGTATATGATATCCAGACAGGCAAAACATCCTATAATCCCGAATGGGCAAAAATGCTGGGTATGCCCCCGGATAAGGTCCTCCCTGACGTAGCCACCTGGATAAGCCGCATCCACCCCGAAGATCGAGACCGTATTTCAGGCATTCAGGATGAGTATCTCACCGGAAAAAGGGAGCACCAGGAATTCGAGCACAGGCTCCGCCATGAAGACGGGCATTGGGTATGGGTTCTCAGCCGGGGCCGGATCATTAAATATTCTCCTACCGGTACTCCTCTGGTCCTGGCGGGAACACACTTAGATATCACTGAAATCAAGGAGTCCGAACGAAAAATCCGCCAAAGCGAGGAACAACTATCATTAGCCACTGAAGCTGCGCGCATTGGCATCTGGGATTGGAATATCAGTACCGATGAATGTTATTTTTCTGGACAACTCAAAGCACTGATCGGACACAGTGAAGGGGAATTCCCCCACAGTATGGAATATTTTTATGAACAAATCCATCCTGCCGACCGGTTGGTTTTAGCCCAGCATCTGGAGGAGAATTTTGCCAAGAAAAAGCCCTTCCGCGTGGAAGTCCGTATCAAAGATAAAAAGGGTGAGTATGAATGGTTTGTTTTAAGGGGTGAAGCCCAAAGGGATCCCCATGGCATACCGGTGAGAATGATTGGAACGTGCATCAATATCTCCCAAAGGAAAAAAGCGGAAGACATTCTGGCACGAGAAGCACAACTCACCTCCCTCCGGTATCAAATCAATCCTCATTTTTTATTCAATACACTGAATTCCATCCGCGCTTTTATTCCCAACGACAATAAAGAAGCCCGGTCGATGATTTCCAACCTCTCGGAATACCTCCGTTACTCTCTGCGGGACGGCAACCAGCCTTTTGTAAAACTCAAACAAGAGATTACCGCACTGACCAAATACCTCGAGATTGAAAAAATCAGGTTTAGTGACGACCTGTCCGTGGAAATGAATATCCAGCCGGAAACATTGGATTATCCCATCGCCCCGCTTCTCGTGCAACCACTGGTTGAAAATGCCGTCAAATACGGAAAAAAAACAAATCCTAACCAACTAACTGTAAAAATCTTTGCGTGGATGGAAGGGGAATTTTTAAATATTGAAGTCAGTAACACCGGCAAATGGGTGGATTCTTCGGAAACCATCGAATCAACCCATATCGGCATCTCCAATATTAGTGACCGCCTGATTTTCCTTTATGGAGATGATGCAAATATTAATATATATGAGGAGGGCGGCCAAGTCCGGGTCATCATGAAAATTCCTGTTTCGAAAAATATTCCACTTGTGCATAATGATCCCCATCCCAAATAA